The proteins below come from a single Oncorhynchus tshawytscha isolate Ot180627B linkage group LG22, Otsh_v2.0, whole genome shotgun sequence genomic window:
- the LOC112233902 gene encoding C-type natriuretic peptide 3-like produces the protein MKMISNITFGCLSALVLLNLVGAYPVSNLQRVIRLLEEERNVPYNVSEEREVDGKELNTEKAAFTAGVVSPWDSEDARNSALAGKENAIARLLNYILKTSKHPWSRFKKGGMRSCFGVRLERIGSFSGLGC, from the exons ATGAAAATGATTTCAAATATCACATTTGGCTGTTTATCCGCGCTTGTACTTCTGAACTTGGTAGGAGCCTACCCCGTGTCCAACCTGCAG AGGGTGATACGGCTTCTGGAGGAGgaaagaaatgttccatataacgtgtcggaggagagggaggtggatggGAAAGAATTGAATACAGAGAAGGCAGCCTTCACCGCGGGAGTGGTGAGTCCTTGGGACTCCGAAGACGCAAGGAATTCCGCGCTGGCGGGAAAGGAGAATGCAATTGCGCGTCTTCTCAATTACATTCTGAAGACCTCCAAGCACCCGTGGAGCCGGTTCAAGAAGGGTGGAATGAGAAGCTGCTTCGGCGTCAGGCTAGAGAGAATTGGGTCATTCAGCGGGCTTGGATGCTAA
- the LOC112221384 gene encoding ventricular natriuretic peptide-like, with translation MAKLHIFLGYIVLITTLSVSCGTPYASRNLQELENLKDLIQRLEDKLTVNEENYAYPSESEDVDTAEMEDIEYSPTAIRGQEERMTMNAPNRIAPESPVVSRLKDLIGLTKTAKSFNSCFGNRIERIGSWSGLGCNNVKTGNKKRIFGN, from the exons ATGGCGAAATTGCATATTTTCCTTGGATATATCGTATTAATAACGACACTCAGTGTGAGCTGTGGAACTCCATATGCCAGTCGGAATCTTCAAGAGTTGGAAAATCTGAAG GATCTGATCCAGCGGCTCGAGGACAAGTTGACCGTTAACGAGGAAAATTACGCTTATCCATCTGAGTCTGAGGATGTGGACACAGCTGAGATGGAGGACATTGAGTACTCACCCACGGCGATCCGGGGGCAGGAAGAGAGAATGACCATGAACGCACCCAACAGAATTGCCCCTGAAAGCCCTGTGGTGTCACGCCTGAAAGATCTCATCGGTTTGACAAAAACGGCCAAATCGTTCAACAGCTGTTTCGGTAATCGGATTGAGAGAATCGGCTCGTGGAGCGGACTGGGGTGCAATAACGTCAAGACTG GTAACAAGAAGAGAATATTTGGGAACTGA